One part of the Methylobacterium mesophilicum SR1.6/6 genome encodes these proteins:
- a CDS encoding NifU family protein, whose protein sequence is MFIQTEATPNPATLKFLPGRVVLPESTFEARDAEAAGRSPLASALFAVPGVSGVYFGHDFISVTKAEDGSEWAQVKPAVLGAIMEHFQSGAPVMAEGADDDIEPGDEFYDEADHDTVVTIKDLLETRVRPAVAGDGGDITFRGYKEGVVYLEMKGACSGCPSSTATLRHGVQNLFRHFLPEVREVQAI, encoded by the coding sequence ATGTTCATCCAGACCGAAGCCACGCCGAACCCGGCGACCCTGAAGTTCCTGCCCGGACGCGTGGTGCTGCCCGAATCCACCTTCGAGGCCCGCGACGCCGAGGCTGCCGGCCGCTCGCCCCTCGCCTCCGCGCTGTTCGCCGTCCCGGGCGTTTCCGGCGTCTATTTCGGGCACGACTTCATCTCGGTGACGAAGGCCGAGGACGGCTCCGAGTGGGCCCAGGTGAAGCCGGCCGTGCTCGGCGCCATCATGGAGCATTTCCAGTCCGGTGCGCCGGTCATGGCCGAGGGGGCCGACGACGACATAGAGCCGGGCGACGAGTTCTACGACGAGGCTGACCACGACACCGTGGTAACCATCAAGGACCTGCTCGAGACGCGGGTGCGCCCGGCGGTCGCGGGCGACGGCGGCGACATCACCTTCCGCGGCTACAAGGAAGGCGTGGTCTACCTGGAGATGAAGGGCGCCTGCTCGGGCTGCCCCTCCTCCACGGCGACGCTGCGGCACGGCGTGCAGAACCTGTTCCGGCATTTCCTGCCGGAAGTCCGGGAAGTCCAGGCTATCTGA
- a CDS encoding atp-dependent helicase — MTEVEEPDVTADETLAPNLLNDLRETQAKLEEARAEAASLRVLLALRTHQHDSAWREERRLAAERDDARAQAAAQAAGRDAAGPGPAAAEAVAVAEERAEAVRTVLGAVLASIGQRALDRKRFQDLIARAGRAVPDHGPASARHAVLLTEARRVLGIPQ, encoded by the coding sequence GTGACCGAGGTGGAGGAGCCGGACGTGACTGCGGACGAGACGCTCGCGCCGAACCTGTTGAACGACCTGCGCGAGACCCAGGCCAAGCTTGAGGAGGCCCGTGCCGAGGCGGCCTCACTGAGGGTGTTGCTGGCTCTGCGGACGCATCAGCACGACAGCGCGTGGCGGGAGGAGCGGCGCCTCGCGGCTGAGCGCGATGACGCGCGGGCACAGGCGGCGGCCCAGGCCGCCGGGCGCGACGCAGCCGGCCCCGGCCCGGCGGCCGCGGAGGCCGTGGCGGTCGCCGAAGAGCGCGCCGAGGCCGTCCGCACCGTGCTGGGCGCCGTGCTGGCGAGCATCGGCCAGCGCGCCCTGGACCGGAAGCGCTTCCAGGATCTCATCGCCCGTGCCGGCCGCGCGGTGCCGGACCACGGCCCGGCATCGGCGCGGCACGCGGTGCTGCTGACCGAGGCGCGCCGGGTGCTGGGCATCCCGCAATAG
- a CDS encoding HAD family hydrolase — MRAAIFDIDGTLLDSVDLHARAWVEAFAHFGVETDQADVRRQIGKGGDELMPVFLPEARVEREGEAIEAYRSDLFKRTYLPEVRPFPGVRPLFERLRAAGLKIALASSGKRQEVEHYTGILKIGDLIDVATSSDDADRSKPHPDIFEAALKKLHQGSHDVIHAIGDTPYDAEAAGRAGLPTIGFLCGGFPESDLSAAGCVAIYRDPQDLLDGFDRSLLAETRG; from the coding sequence ATGCGCGCGGCAATCTTCGACATCGACGGCACGCTGCTTGACAGCGTCGACCTCCATGCCCGCGCCTGGGTCGAGGCCTTCGCGCATTTCGGCGTCGAGACCGATCAGGCCGATGTCCGGCGGCAGATCGGCAAGGGCGGCGACGAGCTGATGCCGGTTTTCCTCCCGGAGGCGCGCGTCGAGCGCGAGGGCGAGGCAATCGAGGCCTACCGCTCGGACCTGTTCAAGCGGACCTACCTGCCCGAGGTGCGACCGTTCCCGGGCGTGCGCCCACTGTTCGAGCGCCTGCGGGCGGCCGGCCTCAAGATCGCACTCGCTTCGTCGGGCAAGCGCCAGGAGGTCGAGCACTACACCGGGATCCTGAAGATCGGCGACCTCATCGACGTGGCGACCAGCTCGGACGATGCGGACCGCTCGAAGCCGCATCCCGACATCTTCGAGGCGGCGCTCAAGAAGCTCCACCAGGGGTCGCACGACGTCATCCACGCGATCGGCGACACGCCCTACGACGCCGAGGCCGCCGGGCGGGCGGGGCTGCCCACGATCGGCTTCCTGTGCGGCGGCTTTCCAGAATCCGATCTCTCCGCTGCCGGCTGCGTCGCGATCTACCGCGATCCGCAGGACCTCCTCGACGGATTCGACCGTTCGCTTCTGGCGGAGACGCGAGGCTGA
- a CDS encoding ABC transporter substrate-binding protein, whose product MLSRLRKIGARAALAGALALSASAAALAQGTLRIGMTASDIPLTTGQTDNGGEGMRFMGYTVYDGLINWDLSSAELASDLVPGLATSWGVDATDKTKWTFTLRPGVKFHDGSDFTADAVVWNLDKLLKADAPQYDPRQSAQGKTRIPAVASYRAVDPLTVEITTKAPDATLPYQIAWIMMSSPAQWEKLGKSWDAFAKQPSGTGPWKLTLFAPRERAEMVPFKAYWDKDRIPKLDKLVLIPLPEANARTAALRSGQVDWIEAPAPDAVASLKGAGFTIVTNAYPHNWTWHLSRVEGSPWNDIRVRKAANLAIDREGLKELLGGLAIPAKGFMPPGHQWFGHPTFDVKYDPEAAKKLLAEAGYSPAKPLKLKVAISASGSGQMQPLPMNEFVQQNLADVGIQVDYEVVEWNTLINIWRAGAKADLSRGISAINYSYFIQDPFTGFIRHLQCNFAPPNGTNWGYYCDPAMDKLFDQVRNTFDKAEQTKVLEKVHEKYVDDALFIKITHDVNPRAMSPKVKGFVQAQNWFQDFSKITMATAGR is encoded by the coding sequence ATGCTTTCCCGTCTGAGAAAAATCGGCGCCCGTGCGGCGCTTGCCGGCGCCCTGGCGCTCTCCGCGAGCGCCGCTGCCCTCGCGCAGGGAACGCTGCGGATCGGCATGACCGCCTCCGACATCCCACTGACCACCGGCCAGACCGACAACGGCGGCGAGGGCATGCGGTTCATGGGCTACACGGTCTACGACGGGCTCATCAATTGGGACTTGTCGAGTGCCGAACTCGCCTCCGACCTCGTCCCAGGCCTCGCCACGAGCTGGGGCGTCGACGCCACCGACAAGACGAAGTGGACCTTCACGCTCCGGCCGGGGGTAAAGTTTCACGACGGCTCCGACTTCACGGCCGACGCGGTGGTCTGGAACCTCGACAAGCTCCTGAAGGCCGACGCGCCGCAATACGATCCACGGCAGTCGGCACAGGGCAAGACGCGCATTCCGGCGGTCGCGAGCTACCGCGCCGTCGACCCGCTGACCGTCGAGATCACCACGAAGGCCCCCGACGCGACGCTGCCCTACCAGATCGCCTGGATCATGATGTCGTCGCCGGCCCAGTGGGAGAAGCTCGGCAAGTCCTGGGACGCCTTCGCCAAGCAACCCTCGGGCACTGGCCCTTGGAAGCTGACCCTGTTCGCCCCGCGCGAGCGCGCCGAGATGGTGCCCTTCAAGGCGTACTGGGACAAGGACCGGATCCCGAAGCTCGACAAGCTCGTGCTGATCCCGCTGCCCGAAGCCAATGCCCGGACGGCCGCGCTCCGTTCCGGTCAGGTCGACTGGATCGAGGCGCCGGCGCCGGACGCCGTGGCCTCGCTCAAGGGCGCCGGCTTCACGATCGTCACCAACGCCTACCCGCATAACTGGACGTGGCACCTCTCCCGGGTCGAGGGATCTCCGTGGAACGATATCCGGGTGCGCAAGGCCGCCAACCTCGCCATCGACCGCGAGGGCCTGAAGGAACTGCTCGGCGGCCTCGCGATCCCCGCCAAGGGCTTCATGCCGCCCGGCCACCAGTGGTTCGGCCACCCGACCTTCGACGTGAAATACGACCCGGAGGCCGCCAAGAAGCTGCTGGCCGAGGCCGGCTACAGCCCGGCCAAGCCGCTGAAGCTGAAGGTCGCGATCTCGGCCTCGGGCTCGGGCCAGATGCAGCCGTTGCCGATGAACGAGTTCGTCCAGCAGAACCTCGCCGACGTGGGCATCCAGGTCGATTACGAGGTGGTCGAGTGGAACACGCTGATCAACATCTGGCGCGCCGGGGCCAAGGCGGACCTTTCCCGTGGCATCTCGGCGATCAATTATTCCTACTTCATTCAGGACCCGTTCACGGGCTTCATTCGCCACTTGCAGTGCAATTTCGCGCCGCCGAACGGCACGAACTGGGGTTATTACTGCGACCCGGCCATGGACAAGCTGTTCGACCAGGTCCGCAACACCTTCGACAAGGCCGAGCAGACGAAGGTCCTGGAGAAGGTCCACGAGAAGTACGTTGATGACGCGCTGTTCATCAAGATCACGCACGACGTGAACCCGCGGGCGATGAGCCCGAAGGTGAAGGGCTTCGTCCAGGCGCAGAACTGGTTCCAGGACTTCTCGAAGATTACGATGGCCACGGCGGGACGGTAG
- the hpxZ gene encoding oxalurate catabolism protein HpxZ, which yields MIIDDPAVKAEVEAAFRAYEIALTTNDVPTLEALFRDDPLTIRYGIGENLYGMDAIRAFRRARSPVGLERTLAQTQITAYGRDFATAMTLFTRASGPGKIGRQSQTWVRFPEGWRVVAAHVSLIDAA from the coding sequence ATGATCATCGACGATCCCGCCGTGAAAGCCGAGGTGGAGGCCGCGTTCCGGGCCTACGAGATTGCCCTGACCACGAACGACGTGCCGACCCTGGAGGCGCTGTTCCGGGACGATCCGCTGACCATCCGGTACGGCATCGGCGAGAACCTCTACGGCATGGACGCGATCCGCGCCTTCCGCCGGGCGCGCTCCCCGGTGGGTCTGGAGCGGACGCTGGCGCAGACGCAGATCACCGCCTACGGGCGCGACTTCGCCACCGCCATGACGCTGTTCACCCGGGCCAGCGGCCCCGGCAAGATCGGCCGCCAGAGCCAGACCTGGGTGCGCTTCCCGGAGGGCTGGCGGGTGGTCGCGGCCCATGTGAGCCTGATCGACGCCGCGTAG
- a CDS encoding DUF2934 domain-containing protein, with protein MQISEQHVRECAYYIWENEGRRHGQAAAHWLRAEAELRANAILAAGETVKAPAKAAAPKTVKPAAKPVAKPEGKVAATAPTAAKAATKPAAKVAAKVAAKPAAPKPARASKAAVTAGLAAKAKPARTPTAMH; from the coding sequence ATGCAGATCAGCGAGCAGCACGTGCGCGAATGCGCCTATTACATCTGGGAGAACGAGGGCCGCAGGCACGGCCAGGCCGCGGCCCACTGGCTCCGCGCGGAAGCCGAGCTGCGCGCCAACGCCATCCTGGCAGCCGGCGAGACCGTCAAGGCCCCTGCGAAGGCTGCGGCCCCGAAGACCGTTAAGCCCGCCGCCAAGCCCGTCGCCAAGCCTGAAGGCAAGGTCGCGGCGACTGCGCCGACCGCCGCCAAGGCTGCCACTAAGCCCGCGGCCAAGGTCGCCGCCAAGGTTGCCGCCAAGCCGGCCGCACCGAAGCCCGCCCGGGCGTCGAAGGCGGCCGTGACCGCCGGCCTCGCCGCCAAGGCGAAGCCGGCCCGTACGCCGACCGCGATGCACTGA
- a CDS encoding AtzE family amidohydrolase: MSAPLDAASIAAAVAEGRASARTVVLDALERIRRIDGRVNAFTDVLAERALARADRLDAAIREGVRIGPLAGVPFAVKNLIDIAGLPTRAGAKINRDRPAAERDGALIRRLEAAGAILVGGLNMGEYAYDFTGENVHDGDARNPHALGHMTGGSSSGSAAAIAAGLVPLTLGSDTNGSIRVPAAFCGCFGLKPTYGRLSRAGSFPFVGSLDHLGPLARSVTDLALAYDALQGPDPDDPVATTRPPDPVTPALETGIDGLRIAVAGDYFARGGDPEVFAAVARAAEALGARSTVMLPEAQRARAAAYLITAAEGATLHLDRLRARPKDFDPAVRDRLIAGAMLPAAHVERAQRFRRWYRARVLELFDSVDVILAPATPCRAPKGGQTHFVLDGVSLPVRPNIGVFTQPISFIGLPVAAAPVWLDDGLPLGVQVIAAPWREEIALRVARHLERTGVCAAPVAELA; the protein is encoded by the coding sequence GTGAGTGCGCCTCTCGATGCCGCGTCGATCGCTGCGGCGGTCGCGGAGGGACGTGCCAGCGCCCGAACCGTCGTTCTGGACGCCCTCGAACGGATCCGACGGATCGACGGTCGCGTGAACGCGTTCACCGACGTGCTCGCCGAGCGCGCGCTCGCGCGGGCTGACCGTCTCGACGCCGCCATCCGCGAGGGCGTCCGGATCGGTCCGCTCGCCGGCGTGCCCTTCGCGGTGAAGAACCTGATCGACATCGCGGGCCTGCCCACCCGCGCCGGCGCGAAGATCAACCGGGATCGGCCGGCGGCCGAACGGGACGGCGCGCTGATCCGGCGTCTGGAGGCGGCGGGTGCGATCCTGGTCGGCGGCCTCAACATGGGCGAGTACGCCTATGACTTCACCGGCGAGAATGTCCACGACGGCGACGCCCGCAATCCGCACGCTCTCGGTCACATGACCGGAGGCTCCTCCAGCGGCTCCGCCGCGGCCATCGCCGCTGGACTGGTGCCGCTGACGCTCGGCTCGGACACCAACGGCTCGATCCGCGTGCCGGCCGCCTTCTGCGGATGCTTCGGACTGAAGCCGACCTACGGACGTCTGAGCCGTGCGGGCAGCTTCCCCTTCGTCGGAAGCCTCGACCATCTCGGCCCCCTGGCCCGGAGCGTCACAGATCTGGCGCTCGCCTACGATGCCCTGCAGGGACCCGATCCGGACGACCCGGTGGCGACGACCCGGCCGCCGGACCCCGTCACACCGGCGCTCGAAACGGGGATCGACGGCCTGCGGATCGCGGTGGCGGGCGACTACTTCGCCCGCGGCGGCGACCCGGAGGTCTTCGCAGCGGTTGCGCGCGCGGCCGAAGCGCTGGGGGCGCGAAGCACCGTCATGTTGCCGGAGGCGCAGCGTGCCCGCGCCGCCGCCTACCTGATCACCGCGGCGGAGGGCGCCACTCTCCATCTCGACCGCCTGCGCGCGCGGCCGAAGGATTTCGACCCAGCGGTGCGGGACCGCCTGATCGCCGGGGCGATGCTTCCGGCGGCGCATGTGGAACGGGCGCAGCGGTTCCGCCGCTGGTACCGGGCGCGGGTGCTTGAGCTGTTCGACTCCGTCGACGTCATCCTGGCCCCGGCCACGCCTTGCCGGGCGCCGAAGGGTGGCCAGACGCACTTTGTCCTCGACGGTGTGAGCCTGCCGGTGCGGCCCAATATCGGCGTGTTCACGCAGCCGATCTCGTTCATCGGCCTGCCCGTGGCCGCCGCGCCGGTCTGGCTCGACGACGGATTGCCGCTGGGCGTACAGGTCATCGCCGCCCCCTGGCGCGAGGAAATTGCGCTGCGGGTGGCGCGCCATCTCGAACGGACCGGCGTCTGCGCGGCGCCGGTCGCGGAGCTTGCCTGA
- a CDS encoding ABC transporter permease — translation MLLYTLKRLIYATPVAFGVSVVCFLLVHLAPGDPLSAVLPADATQATIDEMRAAYGFDKPLPVQYLIWLWHVLHGDLGVSIATGRPVLGEVSRAVVNSLILASVATVIGFTFGTLFGFVAGYHRNSLADRSASALSVFGVSVPHYWLGMVLVIVFSATLGWLPPTGAGPDGSGNWRPDFDHLRYLILPAVTMSVIPMGIIARTVRALVADILSQDFVEALRAKGMDERGVFRHVVRNAAPTALAIMGLQLGYLLGGSILVETVFAWPGTGFLLNAAIFQRDLPLLQGSILVLAMFFVLLNLLVDVMQTALDPRIERV, via the coding sequence ATGCTCCTCTACACCCTCAAGCGATTGATCTACGCGACCCCCGTGGCGTTCGGGGTCAGCGTCGTCTGCTTCCTCCTCGTCCACCTCGCGCCGGGCGATCCCCTCAGCGCGGTCCTGCCGGCCGACGCCACGCAGGCCACCATCGACGAGATGCGGGCCGCCTACGGCTTCGATAAGCCGCTGCCGGTCCAGTACCTGATCTGGCTCTGGCACGTGCTGCACGGGGATCTCGGCGTCTCGATCGCCACCGGGCGGCCGGTGCTCGGCGAGGTCAGCCGCGCCGTCGTCAACTCCCTGATCCTCGCCTCGGTGGCGACCGTGATCGGCTTCACCTTCGGAACCCTGTTCGGTTTCGTGGCGGGCTACCACCGCAACTCGCTGGCCGACCGGTCAGCGTCCGCGCTCTCGGTCTTCGGCGTGAGCGTGCCGCATTACTGGCTCGGCATGGTGCTGGTGATCGTGTTCTCGGCGACGCTGGGCTGGCTGCCGCCCACGGGCGCCGGACCCGACGGCTCCGGCAACTGGCGGCCGGACTTCGACCACCTGCGCTATCTGATCCTGCCGGCGGTGACGATGTCGGTGATCCCGATGGGCATCATCGCCCGCACGGTCCGGGCGCTGGTGGCCGACATCCTGTCCCAGGACTTCGTCGAGGCCCTGCGCGCCAAGGGCATGGACGAGCGCGGCGTGTTCCGGCACGTGGTGCGCAACGCCGCCCCGACGGCGCTCGCCATCATGGGCCTGCAGCTCGGCTACCTGCTGGGCGGCTCGATCCTGGTCGAGACCGTGTTCGCGTGGCCGGGCACGGGCTTCCTCCTCAACGCCGCGATCTTCCAGCGCGACCTGCCCCTCCTGCAGGGCTCGATCCTCGTGCTGGCGATGTTCTTCGTGCTCCTCAACCTGCTGGTGGATGTGATGCAGACCGCCCTCGATCCGCGCATCGAGCGCGTCTGA
- a CDS encoding DUF4089 domain-containing protein, with protein MPETSSFDPEAYAAAASALLALELDPAWVPTIAANLRVLAAAAELVSGFPLPDELDAAPRFEA; from the coding sequence ATGCCAGAGACCTCATCCTTCGATCCCGAAGCGTACGCGGCCGCGGCGTCGGCCCTGCTGGCGCTGGAGCTTGATCCGGCCTGGGTCCCGACGATCGCGGCGAACCTGCGCGTCTTGGCCGCGGCTGCTGAGTTGGTGAGCGGGTTTCCGCTTCCCGACGAACTCGATGCCGCGCCGAGATTCGAAGCGTGA
- a CDS encoding ABC transporter permease — protein sequence MTAPVTAASIALDGGVLAAEDVAHGPEAAFVPSRGFWGHVGHRLVRDPVAMSAGAVILIVVLIAILSPWITPMDPYKGSMLRRLKHVGDATYWLGSDELGRDMISRLMLGSRLSLFIGVTPVLIAFVIGSGIGILAGYVGGWTNTILMRTIDVFFAFPSVLLAIALSGALGAGIFNSIVSLTCVFVPQIARVAESVTTGIRKRDYIDAAKLSGASALTIMRVQVLGNVVGPIFVYATSLISVSMILASGLSFLGLGVRPPEPEWGLMLNTLRTAIYVNPVVAALPGVCIFIVSIAFNLFSDGLRAAMEIRQ from the coding sequence ATGACCGCTCCCGTCACCGCCGCGTCCATCGCCCTCGACGGTGGCGTGCTTGCCGCCGAGGACGTCGCCCACGGTCCCGAGGCCGCCTTCGTCCCGTCGCGTGGCTTCTGGGGCCATGTCGGCCACCGCCTCGTGCGCGATCCCGTCGCGATGAGCGCGGGCGCCGTGATCCTGATCGTCGTGCTGATCGCGATCCTGTCGCCCTGGATCACCCCGATGGATCCCTACAAGGGCTCGATGCTGCGCCGGCTCAAGCATGTCGGCGACGCCACCTACTGGCTGGGCTCGGACGAGCTCGGGCGCGACATGATCAGCCGGCTGATGCTGGGCTCGCGGCTGTCGCTGTTCATCGGCGTCACGCCGGTGCTGATCGCCTTCGTGATCGGCTCCGGCATCGGGATCCTGGCGGGCTATGTCGGCGGCTGGACCAACACGATCCTGATGCGCACCATCGACGTGTTCTTCGCCTTCCCGTCCGTGCTGCTGGCGATCGCGCTGTCCGGCGCGCTCGGCGCCGGCATCTTCAACTCGATCGTCTCGCTGACCTGCGTGTTCGTGCCCCAGATCGCCCGGGTGGCCGAAAGCGTCACTACCGGCATCCGCAAGCGCGACTACATCGACGCCGCCAAGCTCTCGGGGGCCTCGGCCCTGACGATCATGCGCGTACAGGTGCTCGGCAACGTCGTCGGGCCGATCTTCGTCTACGCGACCAGCCTGATCTCGGTCTCGATGATCCTGGCGTCCGGCCTCTCCTTCCTCGGCCTCGGCGTGCGCCCGCCGGAGCCCGAATGGGGCCTGATGCTCAACACCCTGCGCACCGCGATCTACGTGAACCCGGTCGTCGCCGCGCTGCCGGGGGTCTGCATCTTCATCGTCTCGATCGCCTTCAACCTGTTCTCGGACGGCCTCCGGGCTGCCATGGAGATTCGCCAGTGA
- a CDS encoding DUF6481 family protein codes for MSAFDYRNFDDRRQNSQNAKAALLAKFKARPPADDPEVIAKAKARADVAKAREERTREREAARIAGERKAAEEKRQREEAELAAQIAREAAELAAAQERKSAELVAKKAQRDARYAARKAKANKR; via the coding sequence ATGAGCGCATTCGACTACAGGAATTTCGACGACCGACGCCAGAACTCACAGAATGCCAAGGCCGCATTGTTGGCCAAGTTCAAGGCCCGACCGCCGGCGGACGATCCGGAGGTGATCGCCAAGGCCAAGGCTCGCGCCGACGTTGCCAAGGCACGCGAGGAGCGTACCCGTGAACGCGAGGCTGCGCGGATCGCTGGCGAGCGCAAGGCTGCGGAGGAGAAGCGCCAGCGGGAAGAGGCCGAACTCGCCGCGCAGATCGCCCGGGAAGCCGCCGAACTCGCGGCGGCGCAGGAGCGCAAGTCCGCCGAGCTCGTCGCCAAGAAGGCCCAGCGCGACGCGCGCTACGCCGCCCGAAAGGCGAAGGCCAACAAGCGCTGA